The Anabaena sp. WA102 genome contains a region encoding:
- the sbnB gene encoding 2,3-diaminopropionate biosynthesis protein SbnB, with amino-acid sequence MKINTIERNFTVISGSIVNEILQNSYADVINLVQRAYLTHGEKKTLNPDSYFLKYPEKPEARIIALPAHLGGDFNISGIKWIASFPKNIEHGIPRASAVIILNDYETGYPIACLEGSIISASRTAASAVLAAQNLIKPKTVKKLGIVGCGLISRYVLKFLLNTGWTISALVLFDLVDEYSVAMKEYSQKRGIEEVKIASTKEELISSCDLITFTTTANAPYVDDISVFSHNPIVLHLSLRDLSSKIILESNNIVDDVDHCLKSATSLHLTEQEVRNRDFVTGTIDQLIQGKLTLDIQKPTVYSPFGMGILDLAVASYVYQRTVLEEITVPIPDFFYEPTRV; translated from the coding sequence ATGAAAATAAACACAATAGAGCGAAATTTCACAGTAATCTCCGGGTCGATAGTTAATGAAATACTTCAAAATAGTTACGCAGATGTAATTAATTTAGTTCAAAGAGCCTATCTTACTCATGGAGAGAAAAAAACCCTAAACCCAGACAGTTATTTTTTGAAATATCCAGAAAAGCCAGAAGCGAGAATTATTGCTTTACCTGCACATTTGGGAGGAGACTTCAATATTTCAGGAATAAAATGGATTGCCAGTTTTCCTAAGAATATCGAGCATGGAATTCCTCGTGCATCTGCGGTGATTATTCTTAATGATTACGAAACAGGATATCCAATAGCCTGTCTTGAAGGATCAATAATCAGTGCTTCTAGAACCGCTGCTTCAGCCGTTTTGGCAGCCCAAAATCTTATCAAACCAAAAACAGTCAAAAAATTGGGGATTGTTGGATGCGGACTAATTTCTCGTTATGTCTTGAAATTTTTGCTTAATACTGGTTGGACAATATCTGCACTAGTTCTGTTTGATTTAGTTGATGAGTACAGTGTAGCGATGAAAGAATATTCTCAAAAGAGAGGAATCGAGGAAGTTAAAATCGCATCGACCAAAGAAGAACTGATTTCATCTTGCGATTTGATTACTTTTACTACAACTGCTAATGCGCCATATGTTGACGATATTAGTGTCTTCTCTCACAATCCAATTGTCTTGCATTTATCTTTGCGAGATTTATCATCAAAGATTATTCTTGAGTCAAACAACATTGTAGATGATGTAGATCACTGTTTAAAATCTGCGACATCCTTGCATCTTACCGAGCAAGAAGTTAGAAATCGAGATTTTGTTACAGGAACTATCGATCAACTTATTCAAGGAAAACTCACTTTAGATATACAAAAGCCAACAGTATATTCGCCATTTGGTATGGGTATCCTCGATCTGGCTGTTGCTTCCTATGTATATCAAAGAACAGTCTTGGAAGAAATAACTGTTCCCATTCCAGATTTTTTTTACGAACCAACACGAGTATAA
- the sbnA gene encoding 2,3-diaminopropionate biosynthesis protein SbnA, with translation MNPLDTKTPLIFSGNFKSSRSDLMKSPFIAENCLELIFDRVFYRLNNFLSLKADLFLKVEGFNLAGSIKLKPAIRMLEALEEKGEISPDRTHIIESSSGNLGVAVSLACSIKGYRFTCVTDPNISPRNQQYIKLFGAKLIIVKNPDKNGGFLNTRIDLIKRLLKENKNLFWLNQYANCENKNAHYLSTAPSIFESFPEIDYLFIGAGTTGTLMGCAEYVRDNKLKTKVVAVDAFGSVTFDLLSSKRYIPGLGTSRKPELVDKTLIDDIVVVKEEDTIKMCRELLSKKTFLVGGSTGTVLAGIKAYVHKLDTAKTIVAISPDLGDRYLDTIYDDQWVSERFPSCLESIRN, from the coding sequence ATGAATCCACTAGATACTAAAACACCCTTAATTTTTTCTGGAAATTTCAAGTCATCTCGATCAGATTTGATGAAATCTCCCTTCATTGCTGAAAACTGTTTGGAGCTTATTTTTGACAGAGTTTTTTATAGATTAAATAATTTCTTATCTTTAAAAGCCGATCTATTTTTAAAGGTTGAAGGATTTAATTTAGCAGGGTCTATCAAACTAAAACCTGCAATACGTATGCTAGAGGCTCTCGAAGAAAAAGGAGAAATATCACCAGATCGTACCCATATTATTGAGTCTTCATCTGGTAATTTAGGAGTGGCTGTTAGTCTAGCTTGTTCAATTAAAGGCTATCGTTTTACCTGCGTCACTGACCCAAACATCTCGCCCAGAAATCAGCAATATATAAAGTTGTTTGGAGCTAAACTTATCATTGTTAAAAATCCAGATAAAAATGGAGGATTTTTAAATACTAGAATTGATTTAATTAAGCGATTACTTAAAGAGAATAAGAATCTATTTTGGCTTAATCAATATGCAAATTGTGAAAACAAAAATGCACATTATTTAAGTACAGCACCTTCAATTTTTGAAAGTTTTCCAGAAATTGATTACTTGTTTATTGGTGCGGGTACTACAGGTACATTAATGGGATGTGCTGAGTACGTTAGAGATAACAAGCTGAAAACAAAAGTTGTTGCAGTTGATGCCTTTGGCTCAGTTACTTTTGATTTACTTTCTAGTAAAAGATACATTCCTGGACTAGGTACAAGTCGAAAACCAGAACTAGTTGATAAAACTCTGATTGACGATATTGTCGTAGTTAAAGAAGAAGACACGATAAAAATGTGTCGAGAACTACTAAGCAAAAAAACATTCTTGGTTGGAGGTTCAACTGGAACAGTTTTAGCAGGTATCAAAGCTTATGTACATAAACTTGATACGGCAAAAACTATAGTAGCAATAAGCCCTGATTTAGGAGATCGCTACCTAGATACAATTTATGACGATCAGTGGGTTTCAGAACGTTTTCCTAGTTGCCTTGAGTCAATAAGAAATTAA
- a CDS encoding MOSC domain-containing protein, whose translation MQTPYLAKILLYPIKSLDGIEVEQATILSSGALQYDREFAFVDAQNRFVNGKRYPQILMLRSEFSLEQRLIKLKFPGEHSEQVFHLDEERPALAAVVSDFLGFPVQLQQNTTMGFPDDTDSSGATVISTATLTEVASWFPGINVDEMRRRMRANIEIDGVPAFWEDGLFAASGETVAFQVGDVRFLGINPCQRCVVPTRDAYTGEAYPNFQKIFGQKRQATMPTWVNTAQFNHFYRLSVNTKVPVAEAGKMITLGNSVEIY comes from the coding sequence GTGCAAACCCCATATTTAGCAAAGATCTTGCTATATCCAATCAAGTCACTGGATGGTATAGAAGTAGAACAAGCAACTATTCTCTCCAGTGGCGCACTTCAGTATGACCGAGAGTTTGCTTTTGTTGATGCACAAAATAGGTTTGTCAATGGGAAGCGTTATCCCCAAATCCTGATGTTGCGTTCTGAGTTTTCCCTAGAACAAAGGCTGATAAAGCTGAAGTTTCCTGGTGAACATTCAGAACAGGTTTTTCATTTAGATGAAGAACGTCCAGCATTAGCCGCAGTTGTTAGTGATTTTTTGGGTTTTCCTGTGCAATTACAGCAAAATACAACAATGGGTTTTCCTGATGATACAGATTCATCAGGAGCAACGGTAATTAGTACAGCCACCTTAACAGAGGTTGCATCATGGTTTCCTGGTATCAATGTTGATGAAATGCGGCGGCGAATGCGTGCCAATATTGAAATTGATGGTGTCCCAGCATTTTGGGAAGATGGCTTATTTGCTGCTAGTGGTGAAACAGTAGCCTTTCAGGTGGGAGATGTCCGCTTTTTAGGGATTAACCCTTGTCAACGTTGTGTAGTCCCCACGCGGGATGCTTATACAGGGGAGGCTTACCCAAACTTTCAGAAAATCTTTGGGCAAAAACGTCAAGCAACTATGCCGACATGGGTAAATACAGCGCAGTTTAATCATTTTTATAGATTAAGTGTAAATACAAAAGTTCCTGTGGCGGAAGCAGGGAAAATGATTACCCTGGGCAATAGTGTCGAAATATACTAA
- the lepB gene encoding signal peptidase I, with the protein MQNQASDKNSSQEPDNSWIVELVKTMILSIFLALGIRTFVAEARWIPTGSMEPTLHGVKDQWQADKIIVDKVKYRFAEPERGDIVVFLPPQEIQNNPEREAFIKRVIGLPGEKVELREGKVYINSKPLREDVYLSSTAQTFVEACNSSGLKPPFLAQPEIIPQNYYLMLGDNRPNSYDGRCWGVVPRSNIIGRAVVRFWPLDRMGAIDKSPAYSSPQP; encoded by the coding sequence ATGCAAAATCAAGCGTCTGATAAAAACTCTAGCCAAGAACCCGATAACTCCTGGATAGTAGAGCTAGTTAAAACGATGATATTGAGTATCTTTCTAGCTCTAGGAATTCGTACCTTTGTCGCCGAAGCTCGTTGGATTCCTACTGGTTCAATGGAACCAACCCTGCATGGTGTAAAGGACCAATGGCAGGCAGACAAAATTATTGTTGATAAAGTAAAGTATAGATTTGCTGAACCGGAACGGGGAGATATAGTAGTATTTTTACCGCCCCAAGAAATACAGAATAATCCTGAACGGGAAGCATTTATTAAAAGAGTAATTGGTTTACCTGGTGAAAAAGTAGAACTGAGAGAAGGCAAAGTATATATCAACAGCAAGCCTTTACGGGAAGATGTCTATCTATCCTCTACTGCACAAACGTTCGTTGAAGCTTGTAACAGCAGTGGACTTAAGCCTCCTTTCTTGGCTCAACCAGAAATTATCCCACAAAATTACTACCTCATGCTCGGTGATAATCGTCCTAACAGTTATGATGGTCGTTGTTGGGGTGTTGTTCCCCGTAGTAATATTATTGGTCGGGCTGTAGTTCGTTTTTGGCCTCTCGATAGAATGGGTGCAATTGATAAATCTCCTGCCTATTCATCTCCACAACCATAA
- a CDS encoding dihydroorotase, with protein sequence MSNPQSLLIRHAEIILPNGESMIGDVLIEGRHVTQVGQEITNATPTCEIDAQGLTLLPGVIDPQVHFREPGLEYKEDLFTASCACAKGGVTSFLEMPNTRPLTITQSALDDKLQRAAQKCLVNYGFFIGATADNLPDLLSAQPTPGIKIFMGSMHGDLLVSQEDSLEAIFAQGSRLIAVHAEDQARIKQRKHEFAGITDMAVHSQIQDNQAALLATQLALKLSKKYQRRLHILHMSTAEEAELLREDKPSWVTAEVTPQHLLLNTNAYNTIGSLAQMNPPLRSPHDNEVLWQALRDGIIDFIATDHAPHTLEEKAQTYPNTPSGMPGVETSLPLMLTAAMDGKCTVAQVVQWMSKAVAVAYGIANKGEITPGYDADLVLVDLKNYHEVKREEVVSKCGWSSFEGWNLTGWPVTTIVGGEIVYNHGQLNTQVRGQALTFKG encoded by the coding sequence ATGTCAAATCCACAAAGTTTACTGATTCGCCACGCTGAAATTATTTTACCCAATGGTGAGTCAATGATTGGCGATGTGTTGATAGAAGGAAGGCACGTAACCCAAGTAGGACAAGAAATTACTAATGCCACACCCACTTGTGAGATTGACGCACAAGGATTAACTTTGTTGCCTGGTGTGATTGACCCCCAGGTGCATTTTCGTGAACCGGGTCTAGAATATAAGGAAGACTTATTTACTGCCAGTTGTGCTTGCGCTAAGGGGGGAGTTACTTCCTTTCTAGAAATGCCGAATACAAGACCTTTAACCATTACTCAATCAGCTTTAGATGATAAGTTACAACGGGCAGCCCAGAAGTGCTTAGTTAATTATGGCTTTTTTATTGGGGCTACGGCGGATAATTTACCAGATTTACTTTCTGCCCAGCCAACACCGGGAATTAAGATTTTTATGGGGTCAATGCACGGAGATTTGTTGGTGAGTCAGGAAGACTCTCTAGAGGCGATTTTTGCCCAAGGAAGCCGTTTAATTGCTGTTCATGCGGAAGATCAAGCCAGAATTAAGCAACGAAAACATGAGTTTGCGGGGATTACAGATATGGCTGTTCATTCCCAAATTCAAGATAATCAAGCGGCATTATTGGCTACCCAATTGGCATTAAAACTTTCTAAGAAATACCAACGCCGGTTACATATTCTGCATATGTCAACCGCAGAGGAAGCGGAGTTACTGCGTGAGGATAAACCAAGTTGGGTGACGGCAGAGGTAACACCACAACATTTACTTTTGAATACTAATGCTTATAACACTATTGGTAGTTTAGCGCAAATGAATCCACCTTTGCGATCGCCCCATGATAATGAAGTTCTCTGGCAAGCTTTACGTGATGGTATCATTGACTTTATTGCCACTGACCACGCCCCCCACACTCTAGAGGAAAAAGCCCAAACTTACCCAAATACCCCTTCAGGAATGCCCGGTGTAGAGACTTCTTTACCTTTAATGTTAACTGCTGCTATGGATGGAAAATGTACTGTTGCCCAAGTTGTGCAATGGATGTCTAAAGCTGTCGCGGTAGCTTATGGTATTGCCAATAAAGGTGAAATCACTCCTGGATATGATGCTGATTTAGTTTTGGTAGATTTAAAAAATTACCATGAAGTTAAACGGGAAGAAGTTGTCAGCAAGTGTGGTTGGAGTTCTTTTGAAGGTTGGAATTTAACAGGTTGGCCTGTAACAACAATTGTCGGTGGTGAAATTGTTTATAATCATGGTCAGCTAAATACACAAGTTCGTGGACAAGCTTTAACTTTTAAGGGGTGA
- a CDS encoding tetratricopeptide repeat protein yields the protein MRDRILSILLLTLSLTTTPQLVFAQNSVQQLFKQGETAESVGDNSQAETIWRKVLQVEPNNGKAYNNLGNALRRQGKLPEALAAHQKALQLNPNDAEAYVGIGNVLNAQGKQEEALAFYKKAIQLNPKLAIAYYNLGIALYDQNKLDVAVAAFQKAIQLNPKLAIAYYNLGIALYDQNKLDGAVAAYQKAIQLNPKLAIAYYNLGIALYDQNKLDGAVAAYQKAIEFDPKDATAYYNLGYVLYEQKKLDEAVTAFQKAIELDPKLAIAYYKLGIALSDQKKLDAAVVAFQKAIEFDSKYISAYNGLGIALSDQKKLDAAVAAFQKAIEFDPKYVIAYYNLGIALYDQKKLDAAVVAFQKAIEFDSKYVSAYNGLGNALYVQKKLDPAVTAFQKAIELDPKLAIAYYNLGNALSDQKKLDTAVAAFQKAIELDPKYVSAYKGLGNALSDQKKLDAAVAAFQKAIEIDPKYVSAYNDLGIALSDQKKLDAAVAAFQKAIELDPKLAIAYNGLGNALSDQKKLEEAVAAYQKAIELDPEYANANYNLGIALSDQNKLNAAVAAFQKALSLPEDTSVTPTTAHTLANNGLGLVLQDQGELKEAIKYFDKSEKLDRDYIYARNNNTEARRLWIEKTNNLASVDDDRQWLPKNDPNLSVKRSVVRITAKFSTMQRQGIEIGTGVVIQRDANRILILTNRHVIFDGNEQGENIQVEFFSSPPSDRVRMRRNAKLFKTTSTEDELDLAILEVTDKLPEDIQPLSISSTLTPAMPIQIIGNDAQTGEDKSWTVKSGKISYQNQQLKISEAALRPGYSGSPVINSENRIIGIVYAQKSGKKQDFAYPISVVKKQLSIWKINLAKQ from the coding sequence ATGCGAGATCGGATATTAAGTATTTTATTGCTCACCTTATCTCTAACTACCACACCCCAGCTTGTATTTGCTCAAAATAGTGTCCAACAGCTATTTAAACAAGGTGAAACAGCCGAATCTGTGGGTGACAATTCCCAAGCGGAGACGATTTGGCGTAAGGTTTTACAGGTTGAACCCAATAATGGCAAAGCTTATAACAATTTGGGTAATGCTTTACGACGACAGGGAAAACTACCAGAGGCTTTAGCAGCACACCAAAAAGCCCTACAACTCAATCCTAATGATGCAGAAGCCTATGTTGGTATAGGTAATGTCCTAAATGCTCAAGGTAAACAAGAAGAGGCTTTAGCGTTTTATAAAAAGGCTATCCAACTTAATCCTAAATTAGCTATTGCTTACTACAATCTTGGCATTGCCCTGTATGACCAGAATAAATTAGATGTGGCTGTTGCTGCTTTTCAAAAAGCTATACAACTTAATCCTAAATTAGCTATTGCTTACTACAATCTTGGCATTGCCCTGTATGACCAGAATAAATTAGATGGGGCTGTTGCTGCTTACCAAAAAGCTATACAACTTAATCCTAAATTAGCTATTGCTTACTACAATCTTGGCATTGCCCTGTATGACCAGAATAAATTAGATGGGGCTGTTGCTGCTTACCAAAAAGCTATTGAATTTGACCCCAAAGATGCTACTGCTTACTACAATCTTGGCTATGTATTGTATGAGCAGAAGAAATTAGATGAGGCCGTTACTGCTTTCCAAAAAGCTATTGAACTTGATCCTAAATTAGCTATTGCTTACTACAAGCTTGGCATTGCTCTGAGTGACCAGAAGAAATTAGATGCGGCTGTTGTTGCTTTCCAAAAAGCTATTGAATTTGATTCCAAATATATTAGTGCTTACAATGGTCTTGGCATTGCTCTGAGTGACCAGAAGAAATTAGATGCGGCTGTTGCTGCTTTCCAAAAAGCTATTGAATTTGACCCTAAATATGTTATTGCTTACTACAATCTTGGCATTGCCCTGTATGACCAGAAGAAATTAGATGCGGCTGTTGTTGCTTTCCAAAAAGCTATTGAATTTGATTCTAAATATGTTAGTGCTTACAATGGTCTTGGTAATGCACTTTATGTCCAGAAGAAATTAGATCCGGCTGTTACTGCTTTCCAAAAAGCTATTGAACTTGACCCTAAATTAGCTATTGCTTACTACAATCTTGGTAATGCCCTAAGTGACCAGAAGAAATTAGATACGGCTGTTGCTGCTTTCCAAAAAGCTATTGAACTTGATCCTAAATATGTTAGTGCTTACAAAGGTCTTGGTAATGCTCTGAGTGACCAGAAGAAATTAGATGCGGCTGTTGCTGCTTTCCAAAAAGCTATTGAAATTGACCCTAAATATGTTAGTGCTTACAATGATCTTGGCATTGCTCTGAGTGACCAGAAGAAATTAGATGCGGCTGTTGCTGCTTTCCAAAAAGCTATTGAACTTGACCCTAAATTAGCTATTGCTTACAATGGTCTTGGCAATGCCCTGAGTGACCAGAAGAAATTAGAAGAGGCTGTTGCTGCTTACCAAAAAGCTATTGAACTTGACCCTGAATACGCTAATGCCAACTACAATCTTGGCATTGCCCTGAGTGACCAGAATAAATTAAATGCGGCTGTTGCTGCTTTCCAAAAAGCTCTATCATTACCAGAAGATACTTCGGTAACGCCAACAACTGCCCATACTCTTGCAAATAATGGTTTAGGTTTAGTATTGCAAGACCAAGGTGAGTTGAAAGAAGCCATAAAATATTTTGACAAGTCAGAAAAACTCGACCGCGATTATATATATGCCCGTAACAACAATACAGAAGCACGTCGCTTATGGATTGAAAAAACAAATAATCTTGCCAGTGTAGATGATGATAGGCAATGGTTGCCCAAAAATGACCCAAATCTATCTGTTAAGCGTTCTGTGGTACGCATCACTGCCAAGTTTTCTACCATGCAGCGTCAGGGAATTGAGATTGGTACTGGTGTAGTTATCCAGCGAGATGCTAACCGGATATTAATCCTCACTAATCGTCATGTGATTTTTGATGGCAATGAACAGGGTGAAAATATTCAAGTGGAATTTTTCAGTTCACCACCATCAGACCGCGTGCGAATGCGACGAAATGCCAAACTATTCAAAACGACTTCTACAGAGGATGAACTTGATTTAGCTATTTTAGAAGTTACCGATAAACTGCCAGAAGATATCCAACCTTTATCAATTTCTAGTACCCTGACCCCCGCAATGCCTATTCAAATTATCGGTAATGATGCCCAAACAGGTGAAGATAAATCATGGACTGTAAAATCAGGAAAAATCAGTTATCAGAACCAACAATTAAAAATATCTGAAGCCGCACTCAGACCTGGTTACTCTGGCAGTCCTGTGATAAACTCAGAAAATCGCATTATAGGCATAGTTTATGCCCAAAAATCAGGTAAAAAGCAAGATTTTGCCTATCCTATATCTGTAGTTAAAAAACAACTATCCATTTGGAAAATTAATTTAGCCAAACAATGA
- the tsaE gene encoding tRNA (adenosine(37)-N6)-threonylcarbamoyltransferase complex ATPase subunit type 1 TsaE codes for MNKIFLPDIEATQQLGITLGETLTAGSVILLEGDLGAGKTTLVQGIGKGLGIIDSIVSPTFTLINEYPEGRIPLYHLDLYRLEPQEVTGLNLESYWEGIEVTPGIVAIEWAERMPYLPDSYLKVCLNYGENGSRQAEIIAVN; via the coding sequence ATGAATAAAATTTTCCTTCCAGATATAGAAGCAACACAGCAATTAGGTATTACCCTTGGAGAAACTTTGACTGCTGGAAGTGTGATTTTGCTAGAAGGTGATTTAGGTGCTGGTAAAACTACCTTAGTCCAAGGGATTGGTAAAGGTTTGGGAATAATTGACTCTATTGTTAGTCCTACTTTTACTTTGATTAATGAGTACCCAGAAGGGCGCATTCCCCTTTATCACTTGGATTTATACCGTCTAGAACCTCAAGAAGTGACAGGCTTGAATCTAGAAAGTTACTGGGAAGGCATAGAAGTAACACCGGGAATTGTCGCCATTGAATGGGCTGAACGAATGCCATATCTACCAGATAGTTACTTAAAGGTATGTTTAAACTATGGTGAAAATGGCAGCCGTCAAGCCGAAATTATTGCTGTAAATTAA
- a CDS encoding Uma2 family endonuclease, with translation MTSSIISQTEPPLPPWETLPTMYDLPSENPEEKGLPDDFHFLQPLLLYLTFQPINWNPEIVYSAADLNLYYDLQNPLWYKRPDWFGVVGVPKLYNGQDLRLSYVTWQEPANPFVVVELLSPGTEDEDLGNRESKIGKPPTKWEVYERILRIPYYIVFSRYTNEVRAFQLVGGHYEPMNMIEGRLPMPELGLSLGLWQGTFRDIPKSWLRWFTLTGELIPEPTEEAAAANERVILAEQETIEAKRKVEQLGQLLRDLGVNPDTLDNA, from the coding sequence ATGACTTCTTCGATCATTTCTCAAACTGAACCACCCCTTCCCCCTTGGGAAACTTTACCGACAATGTATGATTTACCTAGCGAGAACCCAGAGGAAAAAGGCTTGCCAGACGACTTTCATTTTTTACAACCTTTACTTTTATATTTAACATTTCAACCCATAAACTGGAATCCAGAAATTGTTTATAGTGCGGCTGATCTGAATCTTTATTATGATCTGCAAAATCCTTTATGGTATAAACGCCCAGATTGGTTTGGTGTAGTAGGAGTCCCAAAATTATATAATGGTCAAGATTTACGTTTAAGTTATGTCACTTGGCAAGAACCAGCAAACCCTTTTGTAGTTGTAGAATTATTATCTCCTGGTACAGAAGATGAAGATTTAGGTAATAGGGAAAGTAAGATAGGTAAACCTCCCACAAAATGGGAAGTTTATGAACGGATTTTAAGAATTCCTTACTATATTGTTTTTAGCCGCTACACCAATGAAGTCCGCGCATTTCAGTTAGTAGGTGGTCATTATGAACCTATGAATATGATTGAAGGACGCTTACCAATGCCAGAATTAGGTTTAAGTTTGGGATTATGGCAAGGGACATTTCGAGATATTCCCAAGTCATGGTTAAGGTGGTTCACACTAACAGGAGAATTAATTCCTGAACCAACAGAAGAAGCGGCTGCGGCTAATGAAAGAGTTATTCTTGCTGAACAAGAAACAATAGAAGCAAAAAGAAAAGTTGAACAACTAGGACAACTGTTGCGTGATTTAGGCGTTAATCCCGATACACTGGATAATGCTTAG
- a CDS encoding gluconeogenesis factor YvcK family protein codes for MFIGFLKQAINSLQLQSQGRTSYRVNQWCKWLSPGLAVKRWLLISIGGVFLASLGLAIWVKLTPIFWILELLKGLLGFLADILPNYISGPVLLVSGVLLVLWGQSRTVGSITEVLRPIGDEEELIDVLLAHRRLYRGPKIVVIGGGTGLSTLLRGLKTYSANITAIVTVADDGGSSGRLREEFGVLPPGDIRNCLAALADEEKLLTELFQYRFRAGDGLTGHSFGNLFLTAMTDITGDLVQAIAASSKVLAVRGQVLPATLSDVRLWAELADGRRIEGESNIPKAAGKIVKIGCIPENPPAVPAAIKAIQEADYIIIGPGSLYTSLIPNLLVGEIADAIAATNVPRIYICNIMTQPGETDGYSVAEHIQAIDDACGSRRLFDAVLVHKKTPSAQALIRYAQQNAHPVFLDRESVTQLGRRIVPANILFEDEYGAVRHDPQKLAKVLLKWYSGAHHGK; via the coding sequence ATGTTTATCGGTTTTCTGAAACAAGCCATTAATTCGCTACAGCTACAGTCCCAAGGTCGCACTTCCTATCGGGTTAACCAATGGTGCAAATGGTTGTCTCCTGGATTAGCTGTGAAACGCTGGTTACTTATCAGTATTGGGGGTGTTTTCTTAGCCAGTTTGGGGTTGGCTATTTGGGTAAAATTAACCCCGATTTTTTGGATACTGGAATTGCTGAAAGGTCTTTTGGGTTTCCTGGCTGACATTTTACCCAACTATATCAGCGGTCCGGTACTCCTGGTATCTGGTGTGCTGTTGGTGCTGTGGGGACAATCTCGCACTGTTGGTTCAATTACGGAAGTTCTCAGACCTATTGGTGATGAAGAGGAGTTGATAGATGTCCTATTGGCACATCGTCGTTTATACCGGGGTCCGAAAATTGTGGTTATTGGTGGTGGGACTGGACTTTCAACTTTACTCAGAGGCTTAAAAACTTATAGTGCTAATATTACTGCTATTGTCACCGTAGCAGATGATGGCGGTTCTTCTGGGAGACTGCGCGAAGAATTTGGCGTTTTACCACCGGGTGATATCCGCAATTGTTTGGCGGCGTTAGCAGATGAAGAAAAATTACTGACGGAATTATTTCAATATCGCTTTCGGGCGGGAGATGGTTTAACAGGTCACAGTTTTGGTAATTTGTTTTTAACTGCCATGACTGATATTACTGGAGATTTAGTCCAAGCGATCGCTGCTAGTTCTAAAGTATTGGCGGTGAGAGGACAAGTTTTACCTGCTACCCTCAGTGATGTCCGTCTCTGGGCAGAATTGGCAGATGGCCGCCGCATTGAGGGTGAGTCGAATATTCCCAAAGCTGCGGGAAAAATTGTCAAAATTGGTTGTATTCCTGAAAATCCACCGGCAGTTCCCGCGGCAATTAAAGCCATTCAAGAAGCTGATTACATTATTATTGGTCCGGGTAGTCTTTATACAAGCTTAATTCCTAATTTGTTAGTTGGAGAAATTGCCGATGCGATCGCCGCTACCAATGTACCCCGCATTTATATCTGCAATATCATGACCCAACCAGGAGAAACTGATGGATATAGCGTTGCTGAACATATTCAAGCCATAGATGACGCTTGTGGCAGTAGAAGGTTATTCGATGCCGTATTAGTTCATAAAAAAACACCCTCAGCCCAAGCACTTATCCGTTATGCCCAACAAAATGCCCATCCAGTCTTTTTAGACCGAGAATCTGTCACCCAATTAGGACGGCGAATAGTTCCTGCTAATATTTTATTTGAAGATGAATATGGTGCTGTTCGCCATGACCCCCAAAAACTAGCCAAAGTCTTATTAAAATGGTACAGTGGAGCGCATCACGGGAAGTAA
- the ruvC gene encoding crossover junction endodeoxyribonuclease RuvC, giving the protein MKKRILGIDPGLATVGFGAIDWQQSQTKEQQTTVQMVDFGVIRTSADMEMSQRLCTLFDDLHTVMEDLQPDLVAIEKLFFYRMANTIVVAQARGVLMLVLGQRKLPYVEFAPPQIKQALTNYGKADKSEVQEAVMRELDLDEIPRPDDAADALAVALTASFQL; this is encoded by the coding sequence ATGAAAAAGCGAATTTTAGGAATAGATCCAGGACTAGCAACTGTGGGATTTGGGGCAATTGATTGGCAGCAAAGTCAAACAAAAGAACAACAGACAACGGTACAGATGGTTGATTTTGGCGTAATTCGCACCAGTGCCGATATGGAAATGAGTCAACGACTATGCACATTATTTGACGATTTACACACCGTCATGGAGGATTTACAGCCGGATTTAGTAGCCATTGAAAAATTATTCTTTTATCGTATGGCAAATACCATTGTTGTGGCACAAGCTAGGGGTGTACTGATGTTAGTTTTAGGACAGCGTAAACTCCCTTATGTGGAATTTGCACCTCCCCAAATTAAGCAAGCTTTAACGAATTATGGTAAAGCAGATAAGTCAGAAGTGCAAGAGGCTGTGATGCGGGAACTGGATTTAGATGAAATTCCTCGACCTGATGATGCGGCAGATGCTTTAGCGGTAGCATTAACGGCTTCGTTTCAGTTGTGA